The genome window GCACCATCGGCTTCGTCGGTGGCGTCGAGGAGCCGCTGATCAAGAAGTTCGAGGCCGGTTACGACGCCGGTGCCAAGGCCGTCAACCCGAGCATCAAGGTCCTCTCGACCTACCTCTCGCAGCCGCCGGACTTCTCCGGCTTCGGTGACCCGGCCAAGGGCAAGACGGCCGCGGCCGGTCAGTTCGACCAAGGCGCCGACGTCGTCTACCACGCTGCCGGCGGTTCCGGTCAGGGTGTCTTCGAGGCCGCCAAGGCCGCCGGTGGCCTGGCCATCGGTGTCGACTCCGACCAGTACCTCACCGCCTCGGACGACCTGAAGCCGTTCATCCTCACGTCGATGCAGAAGCACGTCGACGTCGCGGTCTACGACTTCATCAAGGCGTTCGTCGACGGCAAGCCGCTGTCCGGCACGCAGACCTTCGACCTCAAGTCCGGTGGTGTCGCCTACTCCACCTCCGGTGGCCAGGTCGACGACATCAAGTCGAAGCTCGACGACTACGCCGCGAAGATCATCTCCGGCGAGATCACGGTTCCCACCGAGGTCACCAAGTAGTTCATTCCCGACGGGCCCGGGGGTAGCGCTAGCGTTGCCCCCGGGCCCGACGTGTCTTGCATGTATGTAGGTGGAGGAGGGGTCGACTGTGTCTGACCTTGCGGTCAAGCTGACAGGCATCGGGAAGCGATTCCCCGGCGTCATCGCCAACGACGACGTCAACGTGACCGTGCGACGCGGCACCGTCCACGCCCTGGTGGGCGAGAACGGCGCAGGCAAGTCGACGCTCATGAAGATCCTGTACGGCGTCCAGAAGCCCGACTCCGGCACGATCGAGATCGACGGGCGGCCGGTGACGTTCTCCTCGCCCGCGGACGCCATCGCCGCCGGGATCGGCATGGTCTTCCAGCACTTCATGCTGGCCGACAACCTGACCGTCCTGGAGAACGTGGTCCTCGGTGCCGAGAAGCTCTACGGCTCGGGGGAGAAGGCCCGCGGTCGGATCCGTGAGCTGGCGTCGACGTACGGCTTCGACCTCAACCCCGATCGGCTGGTGGAGGACCTCGGCGTCGGTGACCGACAGCGCGTGGAGATCCTCAAGGTCCTCTATCGCGGCGCCCGCACGATCATCCTCGACGAGCCGACCGCCGTGCTCGTCCCGCAGGAGGTCGACGAGCTCTTCGGCAACCTGCGCGACCTCAAGTCCGAGGGGCTCACGGTCCTCTTCATCTCGCACAAGCTCGACGAGGTCCTCGCCGTCGCCGACGACGTCACCGTGATGCGTCGCGGCACCACCGTCGCGACCGCGGATCCGAAGGGGACGACCGCGCGCCAGCTGGCCGAGCTCATGGTCGGCTCCGAGCTGCCGTCCCCGAGCACCGAGTCCTCCACGGTCACCGACGTGGTCGAGCTCGAGGTGCGTGACCTCGCCCTGCCCGACCCGCACGGCGGCCGCGACCTGCTCACCGACATCGACTTCGTCATCCGCCGTGGCGAGATCGTCGGTATCGCCGGCGTCGAGGGCAACGGCCAGGCCGAGCTCGTCGAGGCGATCATGGGCATGCGGAAGACCACCGGTGTCGTCAGCCTCGCCGGTGAGGACATCACGCACTGGAGCACGGCGAAACGACGCGAGACCGGTATCGGCTACATCCCGGAGGACCGACACCGTCACGGCCTGCTGCTCGACGCGCCGCTCTGGGAGAACCGCATGCTCGGGCACCAGACGCGCCGCCCCAACCGCACGGGACCGTTCGTCGACCGCCGCGGTGCCCGCAAGGACACCCAGCGCATCGTCGAGGCGTACGACGTCCGCACGCCCGGCATCGACACGACTGCCCGCGCGCTGTCCGGCGGCAACCAGCAGAAGCTGATCGTCGGTCGTGAGATGTCGGGCGAGCCCACGCTCCTGATCGCCTCGCACCCGACCCGTGGTGTCGACGTCGGAGCCCAGGCGCAGATCTGGGACGCGATCAAGACCGCACGGCGCAATGGCCTCGCCGTGCTGCTCATCTCCGCCGACCTCGACGAGCTGATCGGTCTCTCCGACACCATCCACGTGATGCTGCGCGGCCGGCTGGTCGGGACCGTCGACCCGCAGAACGTGACCCCCCAGGAGCTCGGCTCGGCCATGACCGGCGCCGGCGCAACCACCAGCGGAGCAGACGCATGAAACTCGATCCCCGCAGGGTCGGACTGACCCTGGCGGCGCCGGTGCTCGCCATCGTCTTCGCGATGATCGTGACCAGCCTCGTCCTGATCGCCGCCGGCGATCCGGTGGGCAAGGTGTGGTCGACGATCTTCAGCGAGCCGAGGGCACGCAACGTCGTCAACATGATCAACTCCGCGTCGATGCTCTACCTCTCGGGCCTCGCGGCCGCGATCGGCTTCCGGATGAACCTCTTCAACATCGGCGTCGACGGCCAGTACCGCGTCGCCGCGTTCGTGGCGGCCTGGGTCGCGGGGGAGGCCTGGCTTCCGGGCAAGGCGAACGTCGTCCTCACCGTCGTGGTGGCGATGGCGGTCGGCGCCGCCTGGGCGGGCATCGCCGGCCTGCTGCGCGTCACTCGCGGTGTGAGCGAGGTGATCACCACGATCATGCTCAACTCGATCGCCTCCGCGCTGGTCGCCTACATGCTGCGCAAGGTCGCCGTCGTCGACGGCAACAACATCCACACCAAGACCATCCCGGTCGACAGCCAGCTCAAGGGGCTGTCGTGGATCTCGGGTGCGCCCAACACGATCTACACGCTGGTCTTCCTGGCGATCCTCGCCGGGGTCGTCTACTGGATCCTGCTCTCGCGTACCGTCTTCGGCTTCAACCTCCGTGCGACCGGCCAGTCCGAGACCGCGGCGGTCGCCAGCGGCGTCAACGTGAAGCGGATGATCGTCATCTCGATGCTGCTCAGCGGTGCGGTCGCGGGCCTGATCGGCCTGCCGCTGCTCTTCGGTGACCAGCACAACTACGGCCTGACGTTCCAGACCGGTCTGGGCTTCGCCGGCATCGCGGTGGCCCTGCTGGGACGGAACAACCCGGTGGGTGTCGCCTTCGCGGCGTTCCTCTTCGCCTTCCTCAACGAGCAGTCCAACAAGCTGCAGCTGATGGCCGGCGTCTCCAACGACATCGTCAACATCATCCAGGGAGTCATCGTGCTCTCCGTCGTCGTCGCCTACGAGGTCGTACGCCGGGTCAACAACGCCGCGGAGCAGCGCGCCGTCGCGCGCAAGCTCGAGGTCCAGGAGGTGGCGGCATGAGCCTCACGATCAAGCGTCCGAAGCTGAGCTGGCCCGTCATCCTCCTTCTCATCGCGGCCGCGATCCTGCTGATCGCGATCGTCCGCACGGTCAGCGACGCGGACGACATGGCCTCGGCCGGCACCGTCCGTGCCGCCCTGCGTGCGGCCGTCCCGATCGGCCTGGCCGGCCTCGGTGGCCTGTGGGCCGAGCGGGCCGGCGTGGTCAACATCGGCCTCGAGGGCATGATGATCATGGGCACCATCGGAGCCGGGTGGGCCGGCTACCAGTGGGGGATGTGGGCCGGCGTCGTCGCCGCCCTCGCCTTCGGCGCGATCGCCGGTCTGCTCCACGCCGTCGCGACCGTGAGCTTCGGCGTGGACCACATCGTCTCCGGTGTCGCGATCAACATCATCGCCACCGGCGCGGCCCAGTACCTCGCCGCCCAGTGGTTCACCGGAAAGCAGGGGGGTGGCCCGACGCAGTCACCGCCGGTCGACACGCTGCCGTCCATCACGATCCCGGGCGTGTCAGACGGGCTGGGGAAGCTCGCCGCGCACCACTGGTTCTTCGTCTCCGACCTGGCCGCGCTGCTCGACGGCTTCGTCAGCCAGCTCTCGATCCTCACCGTCATCGCCGCCCTCCTCTTCGTCCTGACGTGGTGGGTCTTGTGGCGCACGACGTTCGGGCTGCGGATCCGCTCGGTGGGCGAGGCGCCTGCCGCGGCCGAGTCGCTGGGTGTCGACGTCTACCTCTACAAGTACGCCGCCGTGATCATCTCCGGTGCGCTCGCCGGTCTCGCCGGGGCGTTCCTGGTCAACGACGCGACCGTCTACCGCGAGGGTCAGACCGGTGGCCGTGGCTACATCGGTCTCGCCGCCATGATCTTCGGCAACTGGCGCCCCGGCGGTCTCGCCACCGGTGCCGGCCTCTTCGGTTACACCGACGCGCTCCGGCTGCGCTCGGGTGGGGCGTCGGTCCACGCCCTGCTGCTCCTCGTCGCCATCGTGCTGATCATCGCGGCCGTCCTCTTCTACCGCCTGCGTCGCTCGCGCGGTCAGGCCATCGGCACGGTCGTCTTCGCGCTGGTGATGCTCGCGATCTACCTCCTGATCGACGAGGTCCCCGATGACTTCACCGGCATGACGCCGTACCTGGCCACGCTCATCGTGCTCTCCTTCGCCGGTGGGCGGCTCCGTCCACCCGCGGCCGACGGGCAGGTCTACCGCAAGGGATCGGCGGGCTGATGGGCACGTTGACCGAGCAGGAATGGGAGTCGCTGCGGCTCAAGGCCGTCGAGGCGGCGGCGCATGCCTACGCGCCCTACTCCGGCTACCGCGTCGGCGTCGCCGCGATCGCCGACGACGGCCGGTTCCTCACGGGCTGCAACGTCGAGAATGCGTCGTACGGCGTAGGCCTGTGCGCCGAGTGCGGCCTGGTCTCCCAGCTCCACCTCACCGGTGGCGGGCGGTTGACCCACTTCGTGTGTGTCAACGGTGACGGCGACGTGATCATGCCGTGCGGGCGCTGCCGGCAGCTCTTGTTCGAGAACGGCGGTGCCACGATGGAGCTGTGGACCGTGTCGGGCGTGAAGCCCATGAGTGAGGTGCTGCCGGATGCCTTCGGCCCCGACAACCTCGCTTGACCTGAGCTCTCCCTCGCTCGTCGCCGACCCGTACCCGCTCTTCGCCGACGAGCGGTCCCGCCACGCCGTGGCGTGGCTGGAGACCGACGCCGGCGCAGGCACCTTGTTGACCTTCACCCACGCCGCGGCGTCCGAGGTGCTGCGGGACCGCCGCCTGCAGCGGCTCTGGAAGGACAAGCAGCCGGCGGAGGTGATGGAGCCGTTCAACCTGCTCCACCGCAACCAGATGATGGAGAACGAGCCACCGGTCCACACCCGGCTGCGCCGTCCGGTCGCAGCCGCCTTCAACCGCGGCCACATCGACCGCCTCCGTCCCCGCGTGGTGTCGCTGGCCACGTCGCTGCTCGACGAGGTCGACCCGTCCGGATTCGACGTCATCGCCGCGTACGCCGAGCCCTTGCCGGTCCTCGTGATCGCGGAGCTCCTCGGCGTGCCCGCCTCGCACGCCGACGACCTGCGCGACTGGTCCCAAGCGATCGTGAAGATGTACGAGCCTGCGCCGTCGGAGGCGACGGTGGCGTCCGCCGTCCGCGCCGCGGAGGACTTCGCCGCCCTGGTGCGCGACCTCGTCGCCGTACGACGCCGGACGCCGGCCGACGACCTGATCAGCGACCTGGTCGCCACCGACCTGAGCGAGGACGAGGTGGTCGCGTCCGTCGTGCTGCTGCTCAACGCCGGCCACGAAGCCAGCGTCAACGTCTTCGGCAACGGGCTCGTCTCGATGCTGCGGCACGGGCGCCGGCACATGAACAAGCCGAGCACACTGCCGGTGCAGGACGTCGGCGTCACCGTGGAGGAGATGCTCCGCTTCGACAGCGCACTCCAGCTCTTCGAGCGCACGGCAGCCGAGGACCTCACCGTCGCGGGGGTCGAGGTGCGCAAGGGCCAGAAGGTCGCAGCGCTGCTCGGTGCGGCCAACCGCGACCCGGCGGTGTTCGGTCCGACGGTCGACGAGTTCGACCACGGCCGGGACCCCAACCCGCATCTCGCGTTCAGTGCGGGTATCCACTTCTGCCTGGGCGCGCCGCTGGCACGCATGGAGCTGACCGAGTCCGTGGGTGCGCTCATCCGCCGCTTCCCGGCTCTGCATCTCATCGACGCGGAGTCGCGAGGCACGTTCGTTCTCAAGGGCTACTCGAAAGTGACGGTGTCACGTGACATCAACCATTCCCGCGCATGACGCGATCGAGGTCATCCTCGCCAAGCGTGACAAGGGCGAGCTCTCCGACAGCCAGATCGACTGGGTGATCCGCAACTACACCGAGGGCGTCGTCGCCGACGAACAGATGTCGGCCCTCGCCATGGCGATCCTGCTCAACGGCATGAACCGTCGCGAGATCGCGCGCTGGACCAAGGCGATGATCGAGACCGGCGAGCGGATGTCCTTCGAGTCCCTGAGCCGGCGTACGGCGGACAAGCACTCGACCGGGGGAGTCGGCGACAAGATCACGCTCCCGCTGGCGCCTCTCGTGGCAGCGTGCGGTGTCGCGGTGCCGCAGTTGTCGGGCCGCGGTCTGGGCCACACCGGGGGCACGCTCGACAAGCTGGAGTCCATCCCCGGCTGGCGCGCCGCGCTCTCCAACGACGAGATGATGCGCCAGCTCGAGTCGGTCGGCGCCGTGATCTGCGCGGCCGGAGCCGGCCTGGCACCTGCGGACAAGAAGCTCTACGCCCTGCGTGACGTCACCGGCACCGTCGAGGCGATCCCGCTGATCGCCTCCTCGATCATGAGCAAGAAGATCGCGGAGGGGACCGGCTCGCTCGTGCTCGACGTGAAGGTCGGGACCGGCGCGTTCATGAAGTCCCTGGATGATGCGCGAGAGCTCGCCCGGACGATGGTCGACCTCGGCACCGACGCCGGCGTGCACACGGTCGCGCTGCTGACCGACATGTCCACGCCGCTCGGCCTCACTGCGGGCAACGCCCTCGAGGTGCGCGAGTCCGTCGAGGTGCTGGCCGGTGGCGGACCCCCCGACGTGGTCGAGCTGACCCTCGCCCTCGCCCGCGAGATGCTGCTCGGAGCGGGCGTCGACGACGTCGACCCTGCCGACGTGCTGGCCGACGGGCGGGCGATGGACGTGTGGAACGCGATGATCCGCGCCCAGGACGGCGACCCCGGCGCTCCGCTGCCGGTCGCCGCCGAGACCCACGTCGTCGCCGCTCCGGCCGACGGGGTGCTGACCCGACTCGACGCGATGGACGTCGGCC of Nocardioides sp. Kera G14 contains these proteins:
- a CDS encoding BMP family lipoprotein — encoded protein: MRRTTKFAAALTAGVLSLAITACGSSDDTASDDSSSSTSAKSDIKVGMAYDIGGRGDQSFNDMAAAGLDKAKSEFGIETSESEAAPDEADSAKEDRLVQLAEAGYNPIVAVGFAYDAAVAKVAPQYPDTSFAIVDDAPVDADGKPFDNVVPLLFTEEQGSFLVGAAAALKSKSGTIGFVGGVEEPLIKKFEAGYDAGAKAVNPSIKVLSTYLSQPPDFSGFGDPAKGKTAAAGQFDQGADVVYHAAGGSGQGVFEAAKAAGGLAIGVDSDQYLTASDDLKPFILTSMQKHVDVAVYDFIKAFVDGKPLSGTQTFDLKSGGVAYSTSGGQVDDIKSKLDDYAAKIISGEITVPTEVTK
- a CDS encoding ABC transporter ATP-binding protein, with translation MSDLAVKLTGIGKRFPGVIANDDVNVTVRRGTVHALVGENGAGKSTLMKILYGVQKPDSGTIEIDGRPVTFSSPADAIAAGIGMVFQHFMLADNLTVLENVVLGAEKLYGSGEKARGRIRELASTYGFDLNPDRLVEDLGVGDRQRVEILKVLYRGARTIILDEPTAVLVPQEVDELFGNLRDLKSEGLTVLFISHKLDEVLAVADDVTVMRRGTTVATADPKGTTARQLAELMVGSELPSPSTESSTVTDVVELEVRDLALPDPHGGRDLLTDIDFVIRRGEIVGIAGVEGNGQAELVEAIMGMRKTTGVVSLAGEDITHWSTAKRRETGIGYIPEDRHRHGLLLDAPLWENRMLGHQTRRPNRTGPFVDRRGARKDTQRIVEAYDVRTPGIDTTARALSGGNQQKLIVGREMSGEPTLLIASHPTRGVDVGAQAQIWDAIKTARRNGLAVLLISADLDELIGLSDTIHVMLRGRLVGTVDPQNVTPQELGSAMTGAGATTSGADA
- a CDS encoding ABC transporter permease, with protein sequence MKLDPRRVGLTLAAPVLAIVFAMIVTSLVLIAAGDPVGKVWSTIFSEPRARNVVNMINSASMLYLSGLAAAIGFRMNLFNIGVDGQYRVAAFVAAWVAGEAWLPGKANVVLTVVVAMAVGAAWAGIAGLLRVTRGVSEVITTIMLNSIASALVAYMLRKVAVVDGNNIHTKTIPVDSQLKGLSWISGAPNTIYTLVFLAILAGVVYWILLSRTVFGFNLRATGQSETAAVASGVNVKRMIVISMLLSGAVAGLIGLPLLFGDQHNYGLTFQTGLGFAGIAVALLGRNNPVGVAFAAFLFAFLNEQSNKLQLMAGVSNDIVNIIQGVIVLSVVVAYEVVRRVNNAAEQRAVARKLEVQEVAA
- a CDS encoding ABC transporter permease encodes the protein MSLTIKRPKLSWPVILLLIAAAILLIAIVRTVSDADDMASAGTVRAALRAAVPIGLAGLGGLWAERAGVVNIGLEGMMIMGTIGAGWAGYQWGMWAGVVAALAFGAIAGLLHAVATVSFGVDHIVSGVAINIIATGAAQYLAAQWFTGKQGGGPTQSPPVDTLPSITIPGVSDGLGKLAAHHWFFVSDLAALLDGFVSQLSILTVIAALLFVLTWWVLWRTTFGLRIRSVGEAPAAAESLGVDVYLYKYAAVIISGALAGLAGAFLVNDATVYREGQTGGRGYIGLAAMIFGNWRPGGLATGAGLFGYTDALRLRSGGASVHALLLLVAIVLIIAAVLFYRLRRSRGQAIGTVVFALVMLAIYLLIDEVPDDFTGMTPYLATLIVLSFAGGRLRPPAADGQVYRKGSAG
- a CDS encoding cytidine deaminase; its protein translation is MGTLTEQEWESLRLKAVEAAAHAYAPYSGYRVGVAAIADDGRFLTGCNVENASYGVGLCAECGLVSQLHLTGGGRLTHFVCVNGDGDVIMPCGRCRQLLFENGGATMELWTVSGVKPMSEVLPDAFGPDNLA
- a CDS encoding cytochrome P450 translates to MPSAPTTSLDLSSPSLVADPYPLFADERSRHAVAWLETDAGAGTLLTFTHAAASEVLRDRRLQRLWKDKQPAEVMEPFNLLHRNQMMENEPPVHTRLRRPVAAAFNRGHIDRLRPRVVSLATSLLDEVDPSGFDVIAAYAEPLPVLVIAELLGVPASHADDLRDWSQAIVKMYEPAPSEATVASAVRAAEDFAALVRDLVAVRRRTPADDLISDLVATDLSEDEVVASVVLLLNAGHEASVNVFGNGLVSMLRHGRRHMNKPSTLPVQDVGVTVEEMLRFDSALQLFERTAAEDLTVAGVEVRKGQKVAALLGAANRDPAVFGPTVDEFDHGRDPNPHLAFSAGIHFCLGAPLARMELTESVGALIRRFPALHLIDAESRGTFVLKGYSKVTVSRDINHSRA
- a CDS encoding thymidine phosphorylase — encoded protein: MTSTIPAHDAIEVILAKRDKGELSDSQIDWVIRNYTEGVVADEQMSALAMAILLNGMNRREIARWTKAMIETGERMSFESLSRRTADKHSTGGVGDKITLPLAPLVAACGVAVPQLSGRGLGHTGGTLDKLESIPGWRAALSNDEMMRQLESVGAVICAAGAGLAPADKKLYALRDVTGTVEAIPLIASSIMSKKIAEGTGSLVLDVKVGTGAFMKSLDDARELARTMVDLGTDAGVHTVALLTDMSTPLGLTAGNALEVRESVEVLAGGGPPDVVELTLALAREMLLGAGVDDVDPADVLADGRAMDVWNAMIRAQDGDPGAPLPVAAETHVVAAPADGVLTRLDAMDVGLAAWRLGAGRTRQGETLALGAGIEWHARPGDTVTAGAPLFTLHFDDADRLPRALESLEGGYDIASSGTAFSPSPLLIDRIA